A single genomic interval of Nomascus leucogenys isolate Asia chromosome 3, Asia_NLE_v1, whole genome shotgun sequence harbors:
- the TNFAIP3 gene encoding tumor necrosis factor alpha-induced protein 3, whose translation MAEQVLPQALYLSNMRKAVKIRERTPQDIFKPTNGIIHHFKTMHRYTLEMFRTCQFCPQFREIIHKALIDRNIQATLESQKKLNWCREVRKLVALKTNGDGNCLMHATSQYMWGVQDTDLVLRKALFSTLKETDTRNFKFRWQLESLKSQEFVETGLCYDTRNWNDEWDNLIKMAATDTPMARSGLQYNSLEEIHIFVLCNILRRPIIVISDKMLRSLESGSNFAPLKVGGIYLPLHWPAQECYRYPIVLGYDSHHFVPLVTLKDSGPEIRAVPLVNRDRGRFEDLKVHFLTDPENEMKEKLLKEYLMVIEIPVQGWDHGTTHLINAAKLDEANLPKEINLVDDYFELVQHEYKKWQENSEQGRREGHAQNPMEPSLPQLSLMDVKCETPNCPFFMSVNTQPLCHECSERRQKNQNKLPKLNSKPGLEGLPGMALGASRGEAYEPLAWNPEEPAGGPHSAPPTAPSPFLFSETTAMKCRSPGCPFTLNVQHNGFCERCHNARQLHASHAPDHTRHLDPGKCQACLQDVTRTFNGICSTCFKRTTAEASSSLSTSLPPSCHQRSKSDPSQLVRSPSPHSCHRAGNDAPAGCLSQAARTPGDRTGTSKCRKAGCVYFGTPENKGFCTLCFIEYRENKHFAAASGKVSPTASRFQNTIPCLGRECGTLGSTMFEGYCQKCFIEAQNQRFHEAKRTEEQLRSSQRRDVPRTTQSTSRPKCARASCKNILACRSEELCMECQHPNQRMGPGAHRGEPAPEDPPKQRCRAPACDHFGNAKCNGYCNECFQFKQMYG comes from the exons ATGGCTGAACAAGTCCTTCCTCAGGCTTTGTATTTGAGCAATATGCGGAAAGCTGTGAAGATACGGGAGAGAACTCCACAAGACATTTTTAAACCTACTAATGGGatcattcatcattttaaaaCCATGCACCGATACACACTGGAAATGTTCAGAACTTGCCAGTTTTGTCCTCAGTTTCGGGAGATCATCCACAAAGCCCTCATCGACAGAAACATCCAGGCTACCCTGGAAAGCCAGAAGAAACTCAACTGGTGTCGAGAAGTCAGGAAGCTTGTGGCGCTGAAAACCAACG GTGATGGCAATTGCCTCATGCACGCCACTTCTCAGTACATGTGGGGCGTTCAGGACACAGACTTGGTACTGAGGAAGGCGCTGTTCAGCACGCTCAAGGAAACAGACACACGCAACTTTAAATTCCGCTGGCAACTGGAGTCTCTCAAATCTCAGGAATTTGTTGAAACGGGGCTTTGCTATGATACTCGG AACTGGAATGATGAATGGGACAACCTTATCAAAATGGCTGCCACAGACACACCCATGGCCCGAAGTGGACTTCAGTACAACTCACTGGAAGAAATACACATATTTGTCCTTTGCAACATCCTCAGAAGGCCAATCATTGTCATTTCAG ACAAAATGCTAAGAAGTTTGGAATCAGGTTCCAATTTCGCCCCTTTGAAAGTGGGTGGAATTTACTTGCCTCTCCATTGGCCTGCCCAGGAATGCTACAGATACCCCATTGTTCTCGGCTATGACAGCCATCATTTTGTACCCTTGGTGACCCTGAAGGACAGTGGGCCTG aaatcCGAGCTGTTCCACTTGTTAACAGAGACCGAGGAAGATTTGAAGACTTAAAAGTTCACTTTTTGACAGATCCTGAAAATGAGATGAAGGAGAAGCTCTTAAAAGAGTACTTAATGGTGATAGAAATCCCCGTCCAAGGCTGGGACCATGGCACAACTCATCTCATCAATGCTGCAAA GTTGGATGAAGCTAACTTACCAAAAGAAATCAATCTGGTAGATGATTACTTTGAACTTGTTCAGCATGAGTACAAGAAATGGCAGGAAAACAGCGagcaggggaggagagaggggcatGCCCAGAATCCCATGGAACCTTCCCTGCCCCAGCTTTCTCTCATGGATGTAAAATGTGAAACGCCCAACTGCCCCTTCTTCATGTCCGTGAACACCCAGCCTTTATGCCATGAGTGCTCAGAGAGGCGGCAAAAGAATCAAAACAAACTCCCAAAGCTGAACTCCAAGCCAGGCCTTGAGGGGCTCCCTGGCATGGCGCTCGGGGCCTCTCGGGGAGAAGCCTATGAGCCCTTAGCATGGAACCCCGAGGAGCCCGCTGGGGGGCCTCATTCGGCCCCACCGACAGCACCCAGCCCTTTTCTGTTCAGTGAGACCACTGCCATGAAGTGCAGGAGCCCTGGCTGCCCCTTCACACTGAATGTGCAGCACAACGGATTTTGTGAACGTTGCCACAACGCCCGGCAACTTCACGCCAGCCACGCCCCAGACCACACAAGGCACTTGGATCCCGGGAAGTGCCAAGCCTGCCTCCAGGATGTCACCAGGACATTTAATGGGATCTGCAGTACTTGTTTCAAAAGGACTACAGCAGaggcctcctccagcctcagcaccagcctccctccctcctgtcaCCAGCGTTCCAAGTCAGATCCCTCGCAGCTCGTCCGGAGCCCCTCCCCGCATTCTTGCCACAGAGCTGGAAACGACGCCCCCGCTGGCTGCCTGTCTCAAGCTGCACGGACTCCGGGGGACAGGACGGGGACCAGCAAGTGCAGAAAAGCCGGCTGCGTGTATTTTGGGACTCCAGAAAACAAGGGCTTTTGCACACTGTGTTTCATCGAGTACAGAGAAAACAAAC ATTTTGCCGCTGCCTCAGGGAAAGTCAGTCCCACAGCCTCCAGGTTCCAGAACACCATTCCGTGCCTGGGGAGGGAATGCGGCACCCTTGGAAGCACCATGTTTGAAGGATACTGCCAGAAGTGTTTCATTGAAGCTCAGAATCAGAGATTTCACGAGGCCAAAAGGACAGAAGAGCAACTG AGATCGAGCCAGCGCAGAGATGTGCCTCGAACCACTCAAAGCACCTCAAGGCCCAAGTGCGCCCGGGCCTCCTGCAAGAACATCCTGGCCTGCCGCAGCGAAGAGCTCTGCATGGAGTGCCAGCATCCCAACCAGAGGATGGGCCCCGGGGCCCACCGGGGTGAGCCTGCTCCCGAAGACCCCCCCAAGCAGCGCTGCCGGGCCCCCGCCTGTGATCATTTTGGCAATGCCAAGTGCAACGGCTACTGCAACGAGTGCTTTCAGTTCAAGCAGATGTATGGCTAA